In one window of Brenneria goodwinii DNA:
- the hutX gene encoding heme utilization cystosolic carrier protein HutX — MTLNELLATGPDGTLEEIASQYDTSLLNVVKALPEAQRTLVSGERFDQVWDAITGWGEVTLISHTADAILEFKSELPSGAHRHGYFNLRGKNGLSGHIRATNCRQIAFIERKFMGMDTASVVFFNAGGDAMFKIFLGRDSHRQLLTTQVDAFHTLAVELQAEQV; from the coding sequence ATGACATTGAATGAATTATTGGCAACCGGGCCGGATGGCACGCTGGAAGAGATCGCCAGTCAGTATGATACCTCACTGCTTAATGTGGTTAAGGCACTGCCGGAGGCGCAGCGGACGTTGGTTTCTGGCGAGCGGTTTGATCAGGTGTGGGACGCGATTACCGGCTGGGGCGAAGTGACGTTGATCAGCCACACGGCCGACGCCATTCTGGAATTTAAAAGCGAGCTGCCAAGCGGCGCCCATCGCCATGGCTATTTTAATCTGCGCGGCAAGAATGGGTTAAGCGGGCATATCCGCGCGACAAACTGTCGGCAGATTGCGTTTATTGAGCGTAAGTTCATGGGAATGGACACAGCATCTGTGGTGTTTTTTAATGCCGGCGGAGATGCTATGTTTAAAATCTTTCTCGGACGGGATAGCCATCGCCAATTGCTAACGACACAGGTTGATGCGTTCCATACGTTAGCGGTTGAGTTACAGGCGGAGCAGGTATGA
- a CDS encoding Hcp family type VI secretion system effector: MAVPAYLWLKDNSGAAIKGAVEVLGREGSIEVLSFGHNLRIPVDGNTGKLTSTRIHSPMFIEKEFERSSPFLYKFVATGCTLQSAEIKWYQINRAGHETEYFNMLLENVKIVSISPGMHNCKDPALHHQNHIETIELRYEKITWKHCDGNIIFSDSWNE, from the coding sequence ATGGCAGTCCCCGCATATTTATGGTTAAAAGATAATAGCGGCGCAGCAATCAAAGGCGCTGTCGAAGTTCTGGGCCGTGAAGGCAGTATTGAAGTTTTAAGTTTCGGCCATAATCTCCGTATCCCCGTCGATGGAAATACAGGAAAACTAACATCTACACGCATCCACTCTCCGATGTTTATTGAAAAGGAGTTTGAACGTTCATCACCATTCCTTTATAAATTCGTGGCGACAGGATGCACGTTGCAATCTGCCGAGATAAAATGGTATCAAATCAATCGCGCCGGACATGAAACCGAATACTTCAACATGTTATTAGAAAACGTTAAAATTGTTTCTATCTCTCCAGGAATGCACAATTGTAAAGATCCCGCGCTGCATCACCAGAATCATATTGAAACCATAGAGTTGAGGTATGAAAAAATCACCTGGAAACATTGCGATGGAAATATAATTTTTTCTGATTCATGGAATGAGTAA
- a CDS encoding DUF2778 domain-containing protein, whose translation MSELVCGAYRFQAFSGDGPYINKRNYSCMKDIGALPPGDYLIVDRPWGGPRSIVYGAAKLKFLWFALYRIDNSIDDYTWCNGVERGNFRLHPQVTVRGRSFGCITLPNNTHFMMLRSLLLSHGKSLYHGSNIETYGMLSVI comes from the coding sequence ATGTCCGAACTGGTTTGTGGCGCTTATCGATTCCAGGCCTTTTCCGGTGATGGCCCGTATATCAATAAAAGAAACTACTCTTGCATGAAAGATATCGGCGCATTACCTCCTGGTGACTATCTGATTGTCGATCGTCCATGGGGCGGGCCGCGATCTATTGTATACGGTGCAGCCAAATTGAAGTTTCTATGGTTTGCCCTGTACCGAATAGATAATAGTATAGATGATTACACTTGGTGTAATGGTGTTGAGCGTGGAAATTTTCGCTTACATCCACAGGTCACCGTACGAGGACGTTCCTTTGGTTGTATTACGCTTCCCAATAACACGCATTTTATGATGTTAAGAAGTTTACTACTTTCACACGGTAAGTCTTTATATCATGGTTCTAACATCGAAACTTATGGGATGCTCTCTGTAATATGA
- a CDS encoding NAD(P)H-binding protein has protein sequence MTWLLFGAGQGVGGCLLQRAIECEQPVVVVLRDAEQTERWRAQGVSVVQGDACDADIVAKACRLSGKDAIVVSTMGGGDVNYLGHRVVIDGAEQAGIKRMLLVTSMGCGEQWPLLSPRAKAAFGLAVREKSLAESWLQTSTLDYCIVRPGGLLDVVATHNARLTQGDAVLGLVSRQDVALTVDRLLQQPVFGNQIYSLIDPDLELPLMP, from the coding sequence ATGACGTGGCTACTCTTTGGCGCAGGTCAGGGCGTTGGCGGCTGTTTGTTACAGCGCGCCATTGAATGTGAGCAACCGGTGGTGGTGGTGCTGCGCGATGCCGAACAAACTGAGCGTTGGCGCGCGCAGGGCGTTAGCGTGGTGCAGGGCGACGCCTGCGATGCGGATATCGTCGCGAAGGCTTGCCGGTTGTCAGGCAAGGATGCGATCGTGGTGTCCACTATGGGCGGCGGCGACGTGAACTACCTGGGGCACCGGGTGGTAATTGACGGCGCCGAGCAGGCGGGCATAAAGCGTATGCTGCTGGTGACGTCCATGGGCTGCGGCGAACAATGGCCGCTGCTGTCGCCGCGCGCCAAGGCCGCCTTTGGCCTGGCGGTACGGGAGAAGTCGCTGGCGGAAAGCTGGTTGCAGACCAGCACCCTGGATTATTGCATCGTCCGGCCGGGCGGATTGCTGGACGTTGTCGCCACGCATAACGCGCGGCTGACGCAGGGGGATGCCGTGTTAGGGTTGGTCTCCCGCCAGGATGTGGCGCTGACCGTCGATCGTCTTTTACAACAGCCGGTATTCGGCAATCAAATCTACAGTCTGATCGATCCCGATCTCGAACTGCCGCTGATGCCATAG